CGGCGGCCCGGTCGTGGATCGCCGGGTCGAGCGATTCGAGCGCGGCGTCGACCGCGGGGGCGAGCGTGACGGGGCGCGGCGAGGGCCGCTGCGAGAGCAGCCGTTCCACCTTCCGGGACGTCTCGCCGAGGCGCAACAGCCGCTCGGCGGTGTCGACGACCCGCCGCAGTTCGGCGGTGAGGTCCGGGTCGTCGATCGACTCGATGGCGCGGGCGGTGAAGCCCGTGACCACGTTGAGGTCGTTCCGGAAGTTGTGGCGCAACACGCGCGTCAGCACCGCGAGCCGCTCCTCTCGCAGCGACGCCTCGGTGACGTCCTCGCCGACGCCGACCGCGCCGACGACCCGGTCGCCGTCGGTGACGGGGCCGATAGAGAGCCGGTAGGGGACGCGCTCGCCGGAGCGGGTGAGCAGCCGCGCCTCGCAGGCGGCGGGGTCGGCGTCGCGGTACACCCGTGAGAGCGCCTCGCTGACGGCGTCGCGCGTCGCCTCGTCGAACAGCGACGTGAGCGCCGTCCCGGACAGCGCCGCCGGCTCGTAGCCGGAGTCGGACGCCAGCCGGCCGTTCCACCGCGAGAGCGTCCCCTCCTCGGTACACCGGAACAGCGCGAGCGGGACGGTCCCGGCGAGCGCGTCGACCAGCCGCCGCTCGGCGTCGCGCTCGTTCGCCGCCGCGACGCGCGCGGTCGCGTCCGAGAACCCGACGACGAGCCACTCGCCGCCGGCGATCGTCGCCGTGTGGAGCGCCGCGTCGACCCGGAGTCCGGGGTCGCCGATCCGGACGTCCCACTCGAACCGCTCGGTCCGGGCGTCGTCGGGGGCGGACCCCCCGGCGTTCGAAGCCCGGGCCGCGACCTCCGAGACCGGCTCCCCGGCGACGGTGCGGTCGGTCTCGCCCACGTCCGGGAGGCCCATCAGCGTCAGCGTGCCGCGGTCGTGGCCGAGGAGGTCGGCCGCGGCGGGGTTCGCGGCGCGGATCGCCAGCGTGTCGGGGTCGCACACGAGCGTTGCGGTCGGGACCGCCTCGACGAACGCCCGGAGGACCCCGGTCGCGTCGACGGTCCCGGTCGGGTCGGCGGCCCCGCTCGACGACGGCCGGTCGTCGGTCGGCGGGTCCCCGTCGCGGTCTCCCATCTGTCGGTTACCGAGACACTCCGCGCATATGTGTTTATTGATTTATGGGTCGCGGCGACCCGGGAGGGGTGCGGGCCGAGACGCGCGTCGATCGTCGGCCGGGACGC
This genomic stretch from Halorubrum hochsteinianum harbors:
- a CDS encoding PAS domain-containing sensor histidine kinase; translation: MGDRDGDPPTDDRPSSSGAADPTGTVDATGVLRAFVEAVPTATLVCDPDTLAIRAANPAAADLLGHDRGTLTLMGLPDVGETDRTVAGEPVSEVAARASNAGGSAPDDARTERFEWDVRIGDPGLRVDAALHTATIAGGEWLVVGFSDATARVAAANERDAERRLVDALAGTVPLALFRCTEEGTLSRWNGRLASDSGYEPAALSGTALTSLFDEATRDAVSEALSRVYRDADPAACEARLLTRSGERVPYRLSIGPVTDGDRVVGAVGVGEDVTEASLREERLAVLTRVLRHNFRNDLNVVTGFTARAIESIDDPDLTAELRRVVDTAERLLRLGETSRKVERLLSQRPSPRPVTLAPAVDAALESLDPAIHDRAAVEVDVPEGLVVSAVSFLPEAITELVDNAIRHNDADEPRVRVSAAELPSESWVSLVVADDGPGIPPAERAVLTGEETPLEHASGLGLWYVNWIVTAGGGTLDIAESKAGGSRVELSLRAAEGPPSDDDLFSPNERDA